The following proteins come from a genomic window of Pseudomonas hygromyciniae:
- the can gene encoding carbonate dehydratase, with protein sequence MNELQDLLDNNERWADAIKQEDPEFFAKLARQQTPEYLWIGCSDARVPANEIVGMLPGDLFVHRNVANVVLHTDLNCLSVIQYAVDVLKVKHILVTGHYGCGGVRASMQDRQFGLIDGWLRSIRDLYYENREVLAQLPTEEERVDRLCELNVIQQVANVGHTSIVQNAWHRGQSLSIHGCIYGIKDGRWKSLNATITGFEQLPPQYRLRPIEAI encoded by the coding sequence ATGAACGAACTACAAGACCTGCTTGATAACAACGAACGCTGGGCGGATGCGATCAAACAGGAAGATCCCGAATTCTTCGCCAAGCTCGCCCGCCAGCAGACCCCAGAGTATCTGTGGATCGGCTGTTCGGACGCCCGGGTGCCTGCCAACGAGATCGTCGGCATGCTGCCTGGCGACCTGTTTGTACACCGCAACGTGGCCAACGTGGTGCTGCACACCGACCTCAACTGCCTGTCGGTGATCCAGTACGCGGTGGATGTGCTCAAGGTCAAACATATCCTGGTCACCGGCCACTACGGCTGCGGCGGCGTGCGTGCTTCGATGCAGGACCGCCAGTTTGGCCTGATCGACGGTTGGCTGCGCTCGATCCGCGACCTGTACTACGAGAACCGCGAAGTGTTGGCCCAGTTGCCCACCGAAGAAGAACGCGTTGATCGCCTGTGTGAACTCAACGTCATCCAGCAAGTGGCCAATGTCGGTCACACCAGCATTGTGCAGAACGCCTGGCACCGCGGGCAGAGCCTATCGATCCACGGTTGCATTTACGGCATCAAGGACGGTCGCTGGAAAAGCCTCAACGCCACCATCACCGGGTTCGAGCAACTGCCGCCGCAGTACCGCCTTCGCCCGATAGAGGCGATTTAA
- a CDS encoding short-chain fatty acid transporter — translation MADPIEESRYARFALRCSNFAERWFPDSWVFAALAVIIVAVAALGMGAAPTDAAKAFGDGFWSLIPFTMQMAFVVIGGYVVASSPPAVKLIDRLARIPKNGRSAVAWVALISMVASLLNWGLSLVFGGLLVRALARRTDLRMDYRAAGAAAYLGLGAVWALGLSSSAAQLQANPASLPPSILAITGTIPFTDTIFLWQSGVLLLALIVVSLVIAYVTAPGPNSARDAKACGVDPSFNLPKPQPPSRPGEWLEHSPLLTILLALLAAGWLFHEFSTKPAISAISGLNTYNFLFIMVGALLHWRPRSFLDAVARAVPTTTGVLIQFPLYGSIAALMTVVKGGDGQTLAHHISTFFTSIASHDTYALLMGVYSAVLGFFIPSGGGKWIIEAPYVMQVANDLQYHLGWAVQIYNAAEALPNLINPFYMLPLLGVLGLKARDLIGFSFVQLLVHTPLVLFLLWALGTTLKYMPPVMP, via the coding sequence GTGGCCGATCCTATCGAAGAAAGCCGCTATGCCCGCTTTGCCCTGCGCTGCTCGAATTTTGCCGAACGCTGGTTTCCTGACTCTTGGGTGTTTGCTGCCCTCGCCGTGATTATTGTCGCCGTGGCCGCCCTGGGTATGGGCGCTGCGCCCACCGACGCCGCCAAGGCCTTTGGCGATGGTTTCTGGAGCCTGATACCGTTCACCATGCAAATGGCCTTCGTGGTGATTGGTGGCTATGTGGTCGCCAGCTCGCCGCCTGCTGTGAAGTTGATCGATCGCCTGGCGCGTATCCCGAAAAACGGCCGCTCGGCCGTGGCGTGGGTAGCGCTGATCTCGATGGTTGCCTCGCTGCTCAACTGGGGCCTGTCCCTGGTGTTCGGCGGGTTGCTGGTGCGGGCGCTGGCCCGGCGCACGGATTTGCGCATGGACTATCGCGCTGCCGGCGCGGCGGCCTATCTGGGCCTGGGTGCCGTGTGGGCGCTGGGGTTGTCGTCTTCGGCCGCGCAATTGCAGGCCAACCCGGCCAGCCTGCCGCCGTCGATCCTGGCGATCACCGGCACCATTCCCTTCACCGACACCATCTTTTTGTGGCAATCGGGCGTGCTGTTGCTGGCGCTGATCGTGGTGTCGCTGGTCATCGCCTACGTCACCGCACCGGGCCCCAACTCTGCGCGTGACGCCAAGGCCTGTGGTGTGGACCCGTCATTCAACCTGCCCAAGCCACAGCCGCCAAGCCGTCCGGGAGAATGGCTGGAACACAGCCCGTTGCTCACCATTTTGCTGGCGCTGCTGGCGGCCGGCTGGTTGTTCCATGAGTTCTCGACTAAACCTGCGATCAGCGCTATCTCGGGGCTCAACACCTATAACTTCCTGTTCATCATGGTCGGCGCCTTGCTGCACTGGCGCCCGCGCAGCTTCCTCGACGCAGTGGCCCGCGCGGTGCCAACCACCACGGGGGTGTTGATCCAGTTTCCGCTGTACGGCTCCATCGCGGCGCTGATGACCGTGGTCAAGGGCGGCGATGGCCAGACCCTGGCCCACCATATCTCGACCTTCTTCACCTCCATCGCTTCACACGACACCTATGCGCTGCTGATGGGCGTGTATTCGGCGGTCCTGGGGTTCTTTATCCCGTCGGGCGGTGGCAAGTGGATCATCGAGGCGCCGTATGTGATGCAGGTGGCCAATGACCTGCAATATCACCTGGGCTGGGCCGTGCAGATCTATAACGCTGCCGAGGCGCTGCCGAACCTGATCAACCCGTTCTACATGCTGCCGTTGCTTGGTGTGCTGGGGCTCAAGGCACGGGACCTGATTGGCTTCTCGTTTGTGCAGTTGCTGGTGCACACGCCGTTGGTGCTGTTTTTGCTGTGGGCGTTGGGGACGACGTTGAAGTACATGCCGCCCGTGATGCCTTAG
- a CDS encoding MFS transporter, with the protein MTATAYPQAQRFSRSDYKTLGLAALGGALEIYDFIIFVFFALTLSQLFFPPEMPEWLRLLQSFGIFVTGYLARPLGGILMAHFADHLGRKRVFSLSILMMALPCLLIGIMPTYAQIGYFAPLILLALRVLQGAAVGGEVPSAWVFVAEHAPANHRGYALGFLQAGLTFGYLLGALTATLLAQMFTAEQILDYAWRFPFLLGGVFGVIGVWLRRWLSETPVFLAMQARRQADAELPLRTVLRDHRQALLPAMLLTCVLTSAVVVLVVITPTMMQKTFGMSPSHTFALSALGIVFLNIGCVLAGLLVDRIGAWRAVLVYSLLLPVGIAVLYASLIAGGVWLGAAYAIAGLSCGVVGAVPSVMVSLFPAPVRVSGISFTYNIAYALWASTTPLMLIALMPTSPWICVFYCVVMGAVGVASAVRFAKRPVF; encoded by the coding sequence ATGACTGCCACCGCTTATCCACAGGCGCAGCGTTTTTCCCGCTCCGACTACAAAACCCTGGGCCTGGCCGCCTTGGGCGGTGCCCTGGAAATTTACGACTTCATCATTTTCGTATTTTTCGCCCTGACCCTGAGCCAGCTGTTCTTCCCCCCGGAAATGCCCGAATGGCTGCGCCTGCTACAAAGTTTCGGGATTTTCGTCACCGGCTACCTGGCGCGCCCGCTGGGCGGCATCCTGATGGCGCACTTCGCCGATCACCTGGGGCGCAAGCGGGTATTCAGCCTGAGTATCCTGATGATGGCCTTGCCGTGCCTGTTGATCGGAATCATGCCGACCTACGCACAAATCGGCTATTTCGCGCCGCTGATCCTACTGGCGCTGCGGGTCCTGCAAGGCGCGGCGGTGGGCGGCGAAGTGCCCAGCGCCTGGGTCTTCGTCGCCGAGCACGCGCCGGCCAACCATCGCGGTTATGCCTTGGGGTTCCTGCAAGCCGGGCTGACGTTCGGTTACCTGCTGGGGGCCTTGACGGCGACCTTGCTGGCGCAGATGTTCACCGCTGAACAAATCCTCGATTACGCCTGGCGTTTTCCGTTTCTGTTGGGCGGTGTGTTTGGTGTGATTGGTGTCTGGCTGCGCCGCTGGCTCAGTGAAACCCCGGTGTTCCTGGCCATGCAGGCGCGTCGCCAGGCCGACGCAGAGCTGCCGCTGCGCACGGTATTGCGCGACCATCGCCAGGCGTTGTTGCCGGCCATGTTGCTGACCTGTGTGCTCACCTCGGCGGTGGTGGTGTTGGTGGTGATCACGCCAACCATGATGCAGAAAACCTTCGGCATGAGCCCCAGCCACACCTTCGCATTGAGTGCATTGGGCATCGTCTTCCTGAATATCGGTTGCGTATTGGCTGGCCTGTTGGTGGATCGCATTGGCGCCTGGCGCGCGGTGCTGGTCTACAGCCTGCTGCTGCCGGTGGGCATCGCCGTGCTTTACGCCAGCCTGATTGCCGGCGGCGTGTGGCTGGGCGCGGCCTATGCCATTGCCGGATTGAGTTGCGGGGTGGTGGGTGCGGTGCCATCGGTGATGGTCAGCCTGTTCCCGGCGCCGGTGCGCGTGTCGGGGATTTCCTTTACCTACAACATTGCCTATGCGCTGTGGGCGAGTACCACGCCGTTGATGCTGATTGCCTTGATGCCCACCAGCCCGTGGATTTGCGTTTTTTATTGTGTGGTGATGGGCGCGGTCGGCGTGGCCAGTGCAGTGCGATTTGCCAAACGACCTGTTTTTTAA
- a CDS encoding serine kinase/phosphatase produces the protein MTQSRRPYGATQPEPIDDNEDRMGSMRELDFDEQEPTAEIGDEIPRAEREHLIPDERVREAGMTGASTADHEPTDDDMSPETLIHEDGARDAREEGDGEQADWDLSIVDEDEIGGGNGLDEAELADIDPIDGNR, from the coding sequence ATGACGCAATCACGACGTCCGTATGGCGCTACGCAGCCCGAGCCGATAGATGACAACGAAGATCGCATGGGCTCGATGCGAGAGCTGGACTTTGACGAGCAGGAGCCGACGGCGGAAATCGGCGATGAGATCCCCCGTGCTGAGCGCGAGCACCTGATACCCGACGAACGGGTGCGCGAGGCCGGGATGACGGGGGCTTCGACGGCGGATCATGAGCCCACGGATGATGATATGAGCCCCGAAACCCTGATCCATGAAGATGGCGCGCGGGATGCCCGGGAAGAAGGTGACGGCGAACAGGCCGATTGGGACCTGAGTATCGTCGATGAAGATGAGATAGGCGGCGGCAATGGGTTGGATGAGGCTGAGTTGGCCGATATTGACCCGATAGACGGCAACCGCTGA
- a CDS encoding SET domain-containing protein-lysine N-methyltransferase — protein MKTQVMEDAPTDAIDCIYPFANLLAKKGYPSPRQFEVVSTRNGRGTGIKTRVAFDSRIRIAKISGYALGERHLHTLQISSRIHLYDPWFSGLLLHSCDPNVFLDISELELWSIQAIRPGTLLTMDYATTEDVLFRQFACRCGAGNCRGWITGAKEPLNPQGQLFMEQWRQRKRY, from the coding sequence ATGAAAACCCAAGTCATGGAAGATGCGCCAACTGATGCGATCGACTGTATTTATCCCTTCGCCAACCTGCTGGCCAAAAAAGGTTACCCCTCGCCCCGGCAGTTCGAGGTCGTAAGCACCCGCAATGGTCGCGGAACCGGCATCAAGACCCGCGTCGCCTTCGACAGCCGTATACGTATTGCGAAGATCTCCGGGTACGCATTGGGCGAACGGCACTTGCATACGCTGCAGATATCGTCGCGCATCCACTTGTACGACCCGTGGTTCAGCGGCCTGCTCCTGCATTCGTGCGATCCGAATGTGTTTCTCGACATCAGCGAACTGGAGCTATGGTCGATCCAGGCCATTCGCCCCGGCACGCTGCTGACGATGGATTACGCCACCACCGAAGATGTGCTGTTCCGCCAGTTCGCTTGCCGCTGCGGTGCCGGTAACTGCCGCGGCTGGATCACCGGCGCAAAAGAGCCGCTGAACCCGCAAGGCCAACTGTTCATGGAACAGTGGCGCCAACGCAAACGCTATTAA